In a genomic window of Parambassis ranga chromosome 24, fParRan2.1, whole genome shotgun sequence:
- the LOC114428379 gene encoding trace amine-associated receptor 1-like: MESTLNRTNTDLHPCYELQDLTYIFINSPSLICVLLYIFLALLSVITTCGNLLVIISIIYFKQLHTPTNYLILSLGVADLLVGVLVFPFNMAFTVTSCWFYENLFCKVRGSFDVTLSTASILNLCCISIDRYYAVCQPLTYRTKINDRVTCVMILVIWGVSAFIGIGIVVAGFNQGKCEESCLLDALISTTLACIFAFYIPVLIMLSIYLKIFLVAQKQVKCIQCSTKSGAAVSKMERKATKTLAIVMGVFLFCWTPYFLCIVFQPLTYDVTPVVVIETLNWLALSNSMLNPLIYAFFYSWFRSAFRMIITGKIFQGNFTNSKL, from the coding sequence ATGGAGTCAACTCTCAACAGGACTAACACTGACTTACATCCCTGTTATGAACTTCAGGATTTAACCTACATATTTATAAACAGCCCTTCTTTAATAtgtgtattattatatattttcctGGCCTTATTGTCTGTTATCACAACATGTGGAAACCTGCTTGTGATAATCTCCATTATTTACtttaaacagctgcacactcctaCTAACTACCTCATCCTCTCTCTAGGTGTGGCTGACCTGCTGGTTGGAGTTTTAGTTTTTCCTTTCAACATGGCATTTACTGTGACTTCTTGTTGGTTTTATGAAAACTTGTTTTGCAAAGTACGAGGCAGCTTTGATGTCACACTGAGCACAGCTTCCATTCTGAACTTATGTTGCATTTCCATTGACAGATACTATGCAGTGTGTCAGCCTCTGACATACAGAACTAAGATAAATGACCGTGTGACATGTGTGATGATCCTGGTGATCTGGGGTGTCTCTGCTTTCATTGGAATTGGCATCGTAGTTGCAGGTTTTAATCAGGGAAAATGTGAAGAAAGCTGTTTACTTGATGCTTTAATATCAACAACGCTAGCATGTATTTTCGCCTTCTATATTCCAGTCCTAATTATGCTTAGCATCTACCTGAAGATTTTCCTTGTTGCACAGAAACAAGTAAAATGCATCCAGTGCTCAACaaagagtggagcagctgtcagtaagatggagaggaaggccacCAAAACTCTGGCTATAGTAATGGGAGTGTTTCTCTTCTGCTGGACTCCTTACTTTCTTTGTATCGTCTTCCAGCCTTTAACATACGATGTAACACCAGTTGTTGTAATAGAAACACTTAACTGGCTGGCTCTCTCAAATTCAATGCTGAATCCATTGATTTATGCTTTCTTCTACAGCTGGTTCAGATCAGCTTTCAGGATGATCATTACAGGGAAAATATTTCAAGGTAATTTTACAAATTCAAAATTATAA